The Lycium barbarum isolate Lr01 chromosome 4, ASM1917538v2, whole genome shotgun sequence nucleotide sequence ATAAAACTTTGCCATGTCCCTAGATACTCTCTTCCTAACAGGCTAGTTACAAAACATCATAAACCTGAACCAGGAGAATAAGCATCAAATCCGAATTCTCCCCCTTGTAACAAGGCTCCATCTTGCTCCTGCATttgtaaaataaaattatttagtACGTTAACACGCTAAAGAAATACCATCATGTCATGCAGTATTAGACGGCTATGTTGCTTGAACTTTTCGAAAATGTCGATAGACGcctgtcggatcctccaaaagtagtgtatttttgtaGAGTTTGAGCAACATAGTTAGACAGATAAAAACTGACGTTATAATGACCGGTGATATGGTATCTTTGTAAAGAAATAACCGAGAGCATCCTAAATCTGTGCTTGTAAAAGAAAAGGGGACTACAAAGCTGAAcctaacaacaataacaacaacatacccagtgtattcccacaagtggggtctggggagggtagaatgtacgcagaccttacccctacctttgtggggtaagAAGGTTctttccggtagaccctcggctTGAGAGAACGAAGCAAGATACAAGGAAAAAGAAGCATGATAACAAGAAAAATATGACAACAACATAGCAAGATAAAAGTAAATGAAGAGACATATAGTAGTACACCTAAAAATAGCATGTTTCAACTGAAAAGAGATGTACCAAATAATGAGGTTAAAAGTTGAAGGCATCAGTAGATGCATTAGGAATTAGGAacggatgtttttttttttgattaagcaccgggtgtccgggtctctttgagccccgactaatcccgggggtgcacaggccctcggcaaggagtttcccgcaagtgcaccacgggtaattcagggttttaccccagtccgatggccctcagaaattgtttgcacccaatgggtttcgaacttgagaccttgaaagggagcaccccaaggctcaagccaattaccaccaggccaacccctgagggacGGATGTTGATCGATTTCAACACACTAATCCCCATTTGATGTCAATATTTAAGGGAACACAAGATTACAAGGAACTTTTTGCATTAAATAAGAAACATTAGGATCATATCTTCCTAGTACGCATTTTCATGTCCTTGGTTAGTCCACGTATTTCATCAGTATACCATATATAACCAAGAAAAGTAGGTGCATCAAGTCGATGAGCTGACTGTCGGTCAAAATTATTTCTCAGACAGGAATAATGAGATTTGAAAACATAATCCTATTGAATGGAAAAGCTTCTGCCTTCCTTCCTTCTAAGTTACCATTCAGGCATCAGAATCTATGACTACTTAACTTCAGAATAAAACATTTGAAAGCTTCAAAAATAAGAAAGACAAGGTTCACTTACCCATTTCATTGCACTCATTAGATCATCAAGGGAGCCATAGCCCTGAGGAAGAAAACCAGCATGTTGCTTTGTCGTCTGGAAGAGGTAGCCTTCGTTCGTGCTCGACCTCGAGTCAGGAGTTAGATTTTCACTCTCACTATGTTGTATGAGCATTGAAGAACAACCCGCATTTGATCTGCCAGTCAAAGACGTCTCTACCCTTCTGCAGAACATATCATTATTTTGGTCCATTGGATTGGTTAAAGAGGCCCTTCCACTATTGGCAAAAATATTGTTTGAGCTGTGGGAATAATGTTGGTTCTGATCCGGCCACCGTTGAAAAGCACCCCCTAAAGTTTCACGGCATTGTGTTTCTCCTCTTGAAGCTTCGAAAGGTAGCGAAACTATGGAGGAGGAAGAGAAATCAACAGGGTTGTTCTGCAAATGAGGGACAGCTGAAGTACCATTGTATCGCACCCCGTCCAGAGGCAAATGGCTGTTGCCGAAAGGCTGACCAGTCAACGGAGAGGAGCTTGACTGGAACTTCAGAGGCTTTATAGAGTTTTTCCAATTCTCGTTATATCTTTCATGGTCCAGAAAATTGGACGAACCACTTACACCAGTATTAAAGGCCTCTGAACCAAAAGAAGCTATGTTGAAAGAAGGCTGGGAGTTCACTTGAAGCAAAATAGGATTATTTGGGACATTGGACAAAGAGCTGTTTGAGCTACCAACCAAAGGATTCAATTCTCCGCTGCGTGTGGTACACGTACTCTGCTGCAATTGACCAAGCTCGAATGATGCAGGAATCCCTTGGAATAAATTAGCGTTCTGACTAGCAGGTGGAACATTGGGATTCAATTTCGTCAGGGCATTGATGGGGTTGTTGCTCGAATTTTGACAATGCAGATTGCGAAGGCTTACACCAGAAGGGCTATTTAGTCTGCCAAGCATGCCACCTCCTgatgcatatgatgatgataagctagCCTGACCGAACCTTCCTGATCCAGCCAATGTTCGAAGATCACCAAGCCCATCCAGTGAACCCATTCGCATATACGCAGAATCTTTACCCCCTAGTGCGGCGGCAACCATGTTTGCTTGCTGGGCTTCTTGCGTGCTGATCCTTTTCAAGAAGAGCCTATACTTCTGTGGCACAGAAAGAAAAACTTATTAAAACTTTTCAAACTTTATACCTTTGTGCTTCTCTTAATAAAATAAAGGAAATTAAGAACAGACAACTCTTAGAACACCTCTGTGATCGTTAAGATAACATTGAAGGAAATAATCTAGCGTTAGATCTGTATTTCCAAATGCTTATTCAAATAAACCGCAGGCATTAGCTGATTAACATTTGTGAAATGTAGAAAGAAGGTTTTTTTCCCAAAAGATGTAGTAAGGGTATATGATTCATCCCATTCTTGGTTCAAGAATGGGCTAAATTCATAAACAAGGTACACGGACTTCTCCAAGATTTTATTTGTCTCATCTACAAAGGTAAGCACCATGGAACATAATTTATGCTGTCACattcaaacctctctataacggcgTCCTTTGTGGCTGTTATAGTGCAATGTTTTTATAGAGGctgactgttatagagaagtcAGACTGTAATTTCAATAGCATGAAATCTCAATGATCCATGATTTAAACATTCACCTCATTTATTTTCACATCCCAAAAGAAGTCTAGCCAGAAACCCCTAATTCTGGAAAATATAAAGAAACGGGACTCAAATACAAACATAGAAAATTATAATGAACAAAGAGAGATGAATGCCTGGAGATGGCTAGCCACATTCTCTCTTGTAAGTCCTTCAACATTCATCAGATCAAGAATCCTCTTAGGGACAGCTTCTGCATCAGAAACAATATGAATATAAGAATTTTTGTTTAATAAATATAGACGAAGATTATCACATTAAAGCTAAAGAACTCACTTTCAAGGCCTAACTGATGAACTGCTGTAACAAACTTCTTGTGAAGATCTATAGACCAAACAACACGAGGTTTCTTCTGAGTTGTTGCATCTTCTTCATCGtcatttccattttcatcacTTTCGTATTCTTCATCCTTCCTTTTCTTGTTAACCTTCCCGTTTTGATCTGCACGCTGGGATCCTTTTTCACCTACTCCGCCTTCCTGGTGAGCCTTGTCTTGATCATCCGTTTTGTTGTGGTTCTTAGGCTCAACTATCTTTTTCCTTATTACATGTTGCCATATATTCTTCAGCTCCTCAAGCCGGATAGGTTTCAGCAAATAGTCACAAGCACCGTGAGTTATTCCTTTCCTTACAAGTCTGTAATCACTGTTTGCTGACAACACTGGAAATAAAAAGTTCAATGATTAATGAATGAAACAAACCTTATAACAGCTTAGTGCAAACATTACCACTATGATAATTTAATATAACCAAATTAAGGGCCCGTTTGGACATTAAAAAAATTGCTTTTTTCAATTTTTGTTTTCAAAGACCTGTTTGGTTATATATTGTGTCAGTTCTTCGCTCCAAACTTGAAAAAAAGTTTCCAGACCAAAAGAGTTCCCTCACGAAACTTCAACAAAttttcatgtccaaacacaacttcaactttcaAAAACCTTTTTTCAACTTAACTTCATATACTacttttttttcaaatatcagTCCAAACGCCTACAAAAAGATATTCAATTCTTGATGCAAGAATATTTTAGCTAACGGCAGTCAAGGGAAAAGAACAACAAGGATAAATCTACAATTAAAGATAAATGAAGGTATCTATACTTATGACGGGAAGATCCATCTCGAGACCAACAAGCTCCAGAAGTTTAAAGCCGTCCATATCAGGCATGTGGACATCACTGATTACCAGGTCAAATCTATCTCTGTTTTCCCTCAACATCTTCAACGCCGTTCTTGCCTGATTTGTCGTAGTTACTGTGAAATAACAGATCATATTCAGAAAATGAAATTTAAATTTTGATGGGGGAAACAAAAAACATTTCAGTCAGCTGGAAAGAACCCAAAAACAAATGAAGAAAATCAGCTTAGGAAGCTCCTAGCAATTGCATGGTTCCGAATTGGACTGGGGGAGCCTCCTTGGGTTGTGCTTCTCCTTAACCATAGCATTTAGGCTTTCAAGCTTGGGAATTCTTTTATAGTGATCGTGCCGTAAGACCTTTTCCTTTCTACTTGACGTTCT carries:
- the LOC132637028 gene encoding two-component response regulator ARR12-like; the encoded protein is MTVDEIRGNMEKYDNFPVGMRVLAVDDDPICLKLLDQLLRKCQYQVTTTNQARTALKMLRENRDRFDLVISDVHMPDMDGFKLLELVGLEMDLPVIMLSANSDYRLVRKGITHGACDYLLKPIRLEELKNIWQHVIRKKIVEPKNHNKTDDQDKAHQEGGVGEKGSQRADQNGKVNKKRKDEEYESDENGNDDEEDATTQKKPRVVWSIDLHKKFVTAVHQLGLEKAVPKRILDLMNVEGLTRENVASHLQKYRLFLKRISTQEAQQANMVAAALGGKDSAYMRMGSLDGLGDLRTLAGSGRFGQASLSSSYASGGGMLGRLNSPSGVSLRNLHCQNSSNNPINALTKLNPNVPPASQNANLFQGIPASFELGQLQQSTCTTRSGELNPLVGSSNSSLSNVPNNPILLQVNSQPSFNIASFGSEAFNTGVSGSSNFLDHERYNENWKNSIKPLKFQSSSSPLTGQPFGNSHLPLDGVRYNGTSAVPHLQNNPVDFSSSSIVSLPFEASRGETQCRETLGGAFQRWPDQNQHYSHSSNNIFANSGRASLTNPMDQNNDMFCRRVETSLTGRSNAGCSSMLIQHSESENLTPDSRSSTNEGYLFQTTKQHAGFLPQGYGSLDDLMSAMKWEQDGALLQGGEFGFDAYSPGSGL